In Phaeobacter gallaeciensis DSM 26640, a genomic segment contains:
- a CDS encoding DUF2484 family protein, with protein sequence MTLSLILACLWVVVANVLAMVPSRDNHWSRAYLLIVAGIPLVGYVTYENGPWWGLGVLFAGMSMLRWPVIYLGRWLRSRLSRG encoded by the coding sequence ATGACGCTGTCGCTGATCCTTGCCTGTCTTTGGGTGGTGGTGGCCAATGTGTTGGCGATGGTGCCCAGCCGCGACAATCACTGGTCGCGCGCCTATCTGCTGATCGTGGCAGGTATCCCGCTCGTCGGTTATGTGACCTATGAAAACGGCCCCTGGTGGGGGTTGGGCGTGCTGTTCGCCGGCATGTCGATGCTGCGCTGGCCGGTGATCTATCTGGGCCGCTGGCTGCGCAGCCGGTTGAGCCGCGGCTGA
- the ftsA gene encoding cell division protein FtsA, giving the protein MTDLYQSQRAMRQMRRQAMQRGVVAILDVGSSKIACLVLRFDGTGRLSDDNSIGSLAGQSGFRVIGAATTRSRGVQFGEITAMQETERAIRTAVQAAQKMAEVRVDHVIACFSGANPRSYGLDAQVDLEGQVVTENEIARVLAACEVPEYGAGREVLHAQPVNFALDNRSGLSDPRGQMGQTLAADMHMLTVDALTVQNLVRCIQRCDLELAGIASSAYASGFAALVEDEQELGAACIDMGGGSTSISVFMKKHMIYADAVRMGGDHITSDISMGLGVPTANAERIKTFHGGVHATGADDREMIDIHADTGDWEHDRRTVSRAELIGIMRPRVEEILEEVRARLDAAGFDSLPSQQIVLTGGSSQIMGLDGLASRVLGQQVRLGRPLRVHGLPQSATGPGFASAVGLSLFAAHPQDEWWDFEMPVDRNASGTLKRAVKWFRDNW; this is encoded by the coding sequence ATGACCGATCTTTACCAATCCCAGCGCGCGATGCGGCAGATGCGACGTCAGGCCATGCAGCGCGGTGTTGTGGCCATTCTGGATGTAGGCAGCTCGAAGATTGCCTGTCTGGTGCTGCGCTTTGACGGCACCGGGCGGCTGAGTGATGACAATTCCATCGGTTCGCTGGCCGGACAGTCGGGGTTCCGGGTGATCGGGGCGGCCACCACCCGCTCTCGCGGGGTGCAGTTTGGCGAAATCACCGCCATGCAGGAAACCGAGCGCGCCATTCGCACCGCGGTTCAGGCGGCACAGAAGATGGCTGAGGTGCGGGTGGATCACGTGATCGCCTGTTTCTCCGGGGCCAATCCGCGTTCCTACGGGCTGGATGCACAGGTCGATCTGGAAGGCCAGGTGGTGACCGAGAATGAAATCGCCCGTGTGTTGGCGGCCTGCGAAGTGCCGGAATATGGCGCCGGCCGCGAGGTGCTGCATGCCCAGCCGGTGAATTTTGCGTTGGACAATCGGTCGGGGCTGAGCGATCCGCGTGGCCAGATGGGGCAGACGCTGGCGGCAGATATGCACATGCTGACGGTGGATGCGCTGACGGTGCAGAACCTCGTGCGCTGTATCCAGCGCTGTGATCTGGAACTGGCCGGGATTGCTTCCTCTGCCTATGCCTCCGGCTTTGCGGCACTGGTTGAGGATGAGCAGGAATTGGGTGCGGCCTGTATCGATATGGGCGGCGGCTCGACTTCGATTTCGGTCTTTATGAAGAAACATATGATCTATGCCGATGCGGTGCGCATGGGGGGCGATCACATCACCAGCGATATCTCCATGGGTCTGGGGGTTCCGACCGCCAATGCGGAGCGGATCAAGACCTTCCATGGCGGGGTGCATGCGACCGGCGCCGATGATCGCGAGATGATCGACATCCATGCCGACACCGGTGATTGGGAACATGATCGCCGCACTGTCAGCCGGGCCGAGTTGATCGGAATCATGCGTCCGCGTGTTGAGGAAATCCTTGAAGAGGTCCGTGCGCGTTTGGATGCAGCGGGGTTTGACAGCCTGCCGAGCCAGCAGATCGTGCTGACCGGTGGGTCCAGCCAGATCATGGGGCTGGACGGGCTGGCGAGCCGGGTGCTGGGCCAGCAGGTGCGGCTTGGCCGGCCTTTGCGCGTGCACGGCCTGCCGCAATCGGCGACCGGTCCCGGTTTCGCCTCCGCCGTTGGTCTCAGCCTCTTTGCTGCCCATCCGCAGGATGAGTGGTGGGATTTTGAGATGCCGGTTGATCGCAACGCCAGCGGCACGCTGAAGCGGGCGGTGAAATGGTTCCGCGACAACTGGTAG
- the ftsZ gene encoding cell division protein FtsZ produces the protein MTLNLSMPGQEELKPRITVFGVGGAGGNAVNNMIDKQLDGVDFVVANTDAQALQQSASKSRVQLGIKVTEGLGAGARPSVGSAAAEESIEQIVDHLAGAHMCFITAGMGGGTGTGAAPIIAQAARELGVLTVGVVTKPFQFEGNKRMRQAEEGVEALQKVVDTLIIIPNQNLFRLANEKTTFTEAFSMADDVLYQGVKGVTDLMVRPGLINLDFADVRAVMDEMGKAMMGTGEAEGEDRAVQAAEKAIANPLLDEISLKGAKGVLINITGAHDLTLFELDEAANRIREEVDPNANIIVGSTLDTEMEGKMRVSVVATGIDAVDVHSDIPVPRRPMSAPLKQTVSVEETRSAAPLELSTPVEQQAPAATAEPVAAAQEEPSLFSEFDDGQTAAEGQYEEVLEEASEQLGADGLPAPAYQGTAAPEFQPQADVASTQAESFVAPKAPAPGTPSPEAIVRLQAAAQRAQPQQPMQQQVQQPQMQQRPSIDAVQPRAPQPQQVQQQQPQQQPAAAGQEQRRFGLNSLIHRMTGSAAEGQPAKPQQPTRQQPPVQQSPVQQAPMHQPQVAHQGQQAAPAAQPQRQANPEQERIEIPAFLRRQAN, from the coding sequence ATGACCTTGAACCTTTCGATGCCCGGCCAGGAAGAGCTGAAGCCCCGGATTACCGTGTTTGGCGTCGGCGGGGCAGGCGGCAATGCCGTCAACAACATGATCGACAAACAGCTGGATGGCGTGGACTTTGTCGTCGCCAACACCGACGCGCAGGCGCTGCAGCAAAGCGCCTCCAAGAGCCGGGTTCAGCTGGGGATCAAAGTGACCGAAGGTCTGGGTGCGGGCGCGCGCCCTTCGGTCGGGTCTGCGGCCGCGGAAGAAAGCATCGAACAGATCGTGGATCACCTCGCGGGGGCGCATATGTGCTTCATCACCGCAGGTATGGGCGGCGGCACCGGCACTGGGGCTGCGCCGATCATCGCACAGGCCGCCCGTGAACTGGGTGTTCTGACCGTTGGTGTTGTCACCAAGCCGTTCCAGTTCGAAGGCAACAAGCGGATGCGTCAGGCGGAGGAGGGCGTCGAAGCCCTTCAGAAGGTTGTCGATACGCTGATCATCATTCCGAACCAGAACCTGTTCCGTCTGGCCAATGAGAAAACCACCTTCACCGAGGCGTTCTCCATGGCGGATGACGTTCTTTATCAGGGTGTTAAGGGTGTGACTGACCTGATGGTCCGTCCTGGTCTTATCAATCTCGACTTTGCGGATGTGCGCGCCGTGATGGACGAGATGGGCAAGGCGATGATGGGTACCGGCGAGGCCGAGGGCGAAGATCGCGCGGTGCAGGCTGCCGAGAAAGCCATTGCCAACCCGCTTCTCGATGAAATCAGCCTCAAGGGTGCGAAGGGTGTTCTGATCAACATTACCGGCGCCCACGATCTGACCCTGTTTGAATTGGACGAAGCGGCCAACCGCATTCGCGAAGAGGTCGACCCGAACGCAAACATCATCGTTGGCTCCACCCTCGACACTGAGATGGAAGGCAAGATGCGCGTCTCCGTGGTTGCCACCGGTATTGATGCGGTTGACGTCCACTCCGACATTCCGGTGCCGCGTCGTCCGATGTCCGCGCCGCTGAAACAGACCGTGAGCGTTGAAGAGACCCGCAGCGCAGCCCCGCTGGAGCTGAGCACACCGGTTGAGCAGCAGGCACCTGCCGCCACCGCAGAGCCGGTTGCCGCAGCGCAGGAAGAACCGTCGCTGTTCTCGGAATTCGACGACGGTCAGACCGCAGCCGAAGGTCAGTACGAAGAGGTTCTGGAAGAGGCGAGCGAACAGTTGGGGGCTGATGGCCTGCCGGCACCTGCATATCAGGGTACAGCCGCGCCGGAATTCCAGCCGCAGGCGGATGTGGCCAGCACTCAGGCCGAGAGCTTTGTTGCGCCTAAGGCCCCTGCACCGGGCACGCCCTCGCCGGAAGCCATCGTGCGTCTTCAGGCCGCGGCACAGCGTGCGCAGCCGCAACAGCCGATGCAGCAACAGGTCCAGCAGCCGCAGATGCAGCAGCGCCCCTCGATTGATGCGGTTCAGCCGCGTGCGCCGCAGCCTCAGCAGGTGCAGCAGCAACAGCCTCAGCAGCAGCCCGCTGCGGCGGGTCAGGAACAGCGCCGGTTTGGCCTCAACTCCTTGATCCACCGCATGACCGGCAGCGCCGCAGAAGGCCAGCCTGCCAAGCCGCAGCAGCCGACGCGCCAGCAGCCGCCGGTGCAGCAGTCCCCGGTTCAACAGGCGCCGATGCATCAGCCCCAAGTTGCGCATCAGGGTCAGCAGGCGGCCCCAGCTGCTCAGCCGCAGCGTCAGGCCAACCCGGAGCAGGAGCGGATCGAAATTCCGGCATTCCTGCGCCGTCAAGCCAACTGA
- a CDS encoding DUF2484 family protein — MLSLLAAILWVFVATGVAALPLRWQRGPGIALIAVAPVLIYLLGRDHGWFAAAFGTFALVSMFRRPLLHVLSRLRRAPAPEVKE, encoded by the coding sequence ATGCTGAGCTTGCTTGCTGCCATCCTTTGGGTGTTCGTGGCCACCGGCGTGGCCGCATTGCCGTTGCGCTGGCAGCGGGGGCCGGGGATTGCACTGATCGCCGTGGCGCCGGTCCTGATCTATCTGCTGGGACGGGATCACGGCTGGTTTGCCGCCGCTTTTGGAACATTTGCGCTGGTGTCGATGTTCCGCCGCCCGTTGTTGCACGTGCTGTCGCGCCTGCGACGCGCCCCGGCGCCGGAGGTGAAGGAATGA
- a CDS encoding cell division protein FtsQ/DivIB: protein MSSLIDRFRKPREGRPDPAPSRLTYRIQRWMLTPGIRFGVRFGIPFCLVFVAGAAFMADDARRDRLQVMISDLRASIEERPEFMVNVMAIDGAGRSVAEDIREVVPIDFPISSFDLDLTQIRDEITGLDPVQTADVRIRPGGVLQVTVEERQPAVVWRSREGLALLDANGVHVAELGARNMHPDLPLVAGRSADDAIVEALRLFAVAKPLGPRMRGLVRIGERRWDLVLDRGQRIMLPAENPVPALERVIAVSEVRDLLERDVAAVDMRLAARPTVRMTENAVEDWWRIRQLNAGGL, encoded by the coding sequence ATGTCCTCGTTGATCGACCGTTTCCGTAAACCCCGCGAGGGGCGCCCTGATCCGGCGCCATCGCGGCTGACCTATCGCATTCAGCGCTGGATGCTGACGCCGGGCATCCGCTTTGGTGTGCGGTTTGGCATTCCCTTCTGTCTGGTTTTTGTCGCCGGGGCCGCCTTTATGGCGGATGATGCGCGGCGCGACCGGTTGCAGGTGATGATCAGCGACCTGCGGGCGTCGATCGAGGAACGGCCGGAATTCATGGTCAATGTGATGGCCATTGATGGGGCCGGGCGCAGCGTTGCCGAAGATATCCGCGAAGTGGTGCCAATTGATTTTCCGATCAGCTCCTTTGACTTGGATCTAACGCAGATCCGCGATGAGATCACCGGGCTGGACCCGGTACAGACAGCGGATGTGCGGATCCGTCCTGGTGGTGTGCTTCAGGTCACGGTGGAAGAACGCCAGCCCGCTGTTGTTTGGCGCAGCCGCGAAGGGTTGGCGCTGCTGGATGCCAATGGCGTGCATGTGGCTGAGCTGGGGGCGCGCAATATGCACCCGGACCTGCCGCTGGTGGCAGGGCGCAGTGCGGATGATGCCATTGTGGAAGCGCTGCGGCTGTTTGCTGTGGCCAAGCCCTTGGGGCCGCGGATGCGCGGGTTGGTGCGTATTGGCGAGCGGCGCTGGGATCTGGTTCTGGACCGTGGTCAGCGGATCATGTTGCCGGCCGAAAACCCTGTGCCCGCGCTGGAGCGGGTGATTGCCGTCAGCGAAGTTCGCGACCTCCTGGAGCGCGACGTGGCGGCTGTGGACATGCGCCTGGCGGCGCGTCCGACCGTAAGAATGACCGAAAACGCCGTCGAGGACTGGTGGCGGATCCGACAGTTGAACGCAGGCGGGCTATGA
- the lpxC gene encoding UDP-3-O-acyl-N-acetylglucosamine deacetylase — MQNTLKASVTFDGVGLHSGKPVRMILKPAAAGHGICFRRTDIALGNTLVPALWDRVERTPLCTRLVNASGVAVSTVEHIMAALAGCGIHNVMIDIDGPEVPIMDGSSAHFVRGIMQTGIQRLAAPVTAYQVLKTVSVTHDGATATLMPSSRLTIEFHIDFAEAAIGRQSKTLDLRNGAFARELCDSRTFCRRVDVESMQANGLALGGVPGENAVVFDGHEVQSGLGLRHADEPVRHKMLDALGDLSLAGGPVFGHYIGDRAGHSLTNTLLRAVFATPGAVRQVTCDTAMTARLPGQGLVWAEIPTDARRVA; from the coding sequence GTGCAGAATACGCTTAAAGCATCAGTGACATTTGACGGGGTGGGCCTCCACTCTGGCAAACCTGTTCGCATGATCCTGAAGCCTGCTGCGGCAGGGCACGGCATCTGCTTCCGGCGCACTGACATTGCTTTGGGCAACACGCTGGTACCCGCGCTTTGGGACCGGGTCGAGCGGACGCCGCTCTGCACACGTCTGGTCAATGCCTCCGGTGTTGCGGTCTCCACCGTGGAGCACATCATGGCAGCGCTGGCAGGCTGTGGCATCCACAACGTGATGATCGATATTGATGGCCCCGAAGTGCCGATCATGGACGGGTCGTCAGCGCATTTTGTCCGCGGCATCATGCAGACGGGTATTCAACGTCTTGCCGCGCCGGTCACCGCCTATCAAGTGCTGAAGACGGTCAGCGTCACCCATGACGGGGCCACTGCGACGCTGATGCCCAGCAGTCGTCTCACCATTGAATTCCACATTGATTTTGCCGAGGCGGCGATTGGCCGTCAGAGCAAGACTCTGGATCTGCGCAATGGCGCTTTCGCGCGTGAGCTTTGTGACAGCCGTACCTTCTGCCGTCGCGTCGACGTCGAAAGCATGCAGGCCAATGGTCTGGCGCTGGGAGGTGTTCCCGGTGAAAACGCTGTGGTGTTTGACGGTCACGAAGTCCAAAGCGGTCTGGGCCTGCGCCACGCGGATGAGCCGGTACGCCACAAGATGCTGGATGCGCTTGGTGATCTGTCGCTGGCCGGTGGCCCTGTGTTTGGCCACTATATCGGTGACCGTGCCGGTCATTCATTGACCAACACGTTGCTGCGGGCCGTGTTTGCAACGCCCGGCGCCGTGCGTCAGGTGACCTGCGATACCGCGATGACAGCGCGCCTGCCCGGGCAGGGGTTGGTCTGGGCCGAGATCCCGACCGACGCGCGCCGCGTTGCGTAA
- the murB gene encoding UDP-N-acetylmuramate dehydrogenase, translating into MNIDGLRGKLHPNRDLSGLTWLQVGGPADYLFQPADIEDLSHMLRSLDPEVPVFPMGVGSNLIVRDGGMRALVVRLGRGFNSIEIEGDTVVVGAAALDSHVARKAADAGIDLTFLRTIPGSIGGAVRMNAGCYGSYVADVFQSATVVLRSGEVVTLNGEDLNFAYRQSDLPEGAVLVSATLLGPKGDPEALHARMEDQLAKRDATQPTKDRSAGSTFRNPAGFSSTGQADDVHDLKAWKVIDDAGMRGARRGAAQMSEKHSNFLINTGGASAADLEGLGEDVRKKVYANSGITLEWEIMRVGDPLSK; encoded by the coding sequence ATGAATATCGACGGGCTGCGTGGCAAGCTTCATCCCAATCGCGATCTATCCGGGTTAACCTGGCTGCAGGTTGGTGGTCCGGCGGATTATCTGTTTCAGCCTGCCGATATCGAGGATCTGAGCCATATGCTGCGCAGTCTCGATCCAGAGGTGCCGGTGTTTCCGATGGGAGTCGGCTCAAACCTGATCGTGCGGGACGGCGGTATGCGGGCGCTGGTGGTCCGGCTGGGGCGCGGGTTCAATTCGATTGAGATTGAGGGCGACACGGTTGTGGTGGGGGCTGCCGCGCTGGATAGCCATGTGGCGCGTAAGGCGGCAGACGCGGGCATTGATCTGACATTTCTGCGCACCATTCCTGGTTCCATCGGCGGCGCTGTGCGGATGAATGCGGGCTGTTACGGCAGCTATGTCGCGGATGTGTTTCAGTCGGCCACCGTGGTGCTGCGCAGTGGTGAGGTGGTGACGTTGAACGGGGAAGACCTGAATTTTGCCTACCGACAGAGCGATCTGCCCGAGGGGGCAGTGCTGGTGTCGGCGACCCTTCTTGGGCCCAAAGGTGATCCGGAAGCGCTGCATGCGCGGATGGAGGATCAGCTGGCCAAGCGCGATGCGACACAGCCAACCAAGGACCGGTCTGCCGGATCCACCTTTCGCAATCCGGCGGGATTTTCCTCCACCGGGCAAGCGGATGACGTTCATGATCTGAAGGCTTGGAAGGTCATTGATGATGCCGGAATGCGCGGCGCGCGGCGCGGGGCCGCGCAGATGAGTGAGAAGCATTCCAATTTCTTGATTAACACGGGTGGCGCATCTGCCGCAGATCTTGAGGGATTGGGGGAAGATGTCAGAAAAAAGGTTTACGCCAATTCTGGCATAACGCTAGAGTGGGAAATCATGCGGGTGGGGGATCCGCTTTCCAAATAG
- the recN gene encoding DNA repair protein RecN: MLRALDIRDILIIDHLELNFQPGLNVLTGETGAGKSILLDSLGFVLGWRGRAELVRQGAKQGEVLAEFDLPPDHPAHAVLAEAGLPGGDTLLLRRVNTAEGRKTAWVNDRRCSGEVLRALSETLLELHGQHDDRGLLNPRGHRAMLDEFAGLGDMLATVRDRWATASRARKAVEETRVALEAIRAEEDFLRHAVAELDALDPQPGEDAALDQRRREMQSAERIRGDIQRAQGILSEGAEAALGDAQRWLEGVSDQAENALDAPIAALLRAMIELGEAQDGVARVLEGLDFNPGELEESEERLFAIRALARKHDVLPDDLGGYAETLRQKLAAVDAGDQDMANQEAALAEAEAVYAGAAAQLSAARRETAAALDTAVMAELAPLKMERAVFETRLTDTEPGPEGKDAVAFTVATNPGAPAGPLNKIASGGELSRFLLALKVCLRGETGNQTMIFDEIDRGVGGATADAVGRRLKSLAEGSQVLVVTHSPQVAAQGAHHWRVQKQVIDGQTLSQVVPLDEGERVDELARMVSGDTITPEARAAAKALLAG, translated from the coding sequence ATGCTGCGCGCGCTTGATATCCGCGATATCCTGATTATCGACCATCTTGAGCTGAATTTTCAGCCGGGATTGAACGTGCTGACCGGGGAAACCGGCGCCGGTAAGTCCATCCTGCTGGATTCGCTTGGGTTTGTTCTGGGCTGGCGGGGCCGTGCGGAACTGGTGCGTCAGGGCGCCAAACAGGGCGAGGTTCTGGCCGAGTTCGACCTGCCCCCTGACCATCCCGCCCACGCGGTACTGGCTGAGGCCGGGTTGCCCGGTGGCGACACGCTGCTCTTGCGCCGTGTGAACACCGCTGAGGGGCGCAAGACCGCCTGGGTCAACGACCGGCGCTGTTCCGGTGAGGTCTTGCGGGCGCTGTCGGAGACTCTGCTGGAGTTGCATGGCCAACATGATGACCGGGGGCTGCTGAACCCGCGCGGCCATCGCGCCATGCTGGATGAATTTGCGGGGCTGGGCGACATGTTGGCCACCGTGCGTGATCGCTGGGCCACGGCCAGCCGGGCACGAAAGGCTGTAGAGGAAACCCGTGTCGCGCTGGAGGCCATCCGCGCCGAAGAGGACTTCCTGCGCCATGCGGTGGCGGAGCTGGACGCGCTGGATCCACAGCCCGGCGAGGATGCCGCGCTGGATCAGCGGCGGCGTGAGATGCAGTCTGCCGAACGTATTCGCGGTGATATTCAGCGCGCGCAGGGTATTCTGTCAGAAGGCGCCGAGGCGGCACTGGGTGATGCGCAGCGGTGGCTGGAAGGGGTCTCGGATCAGGCAGAAAACGCGCTGGATGCGCCAATTGCCGCGCTGCTCAGGGCGATGATTGAGCTGGGTGAGGCGCAGGACGGTGTGGCGCGGGTGCTGGAAGGTTTGGATTTCAACCCAGGTGAGTTGGAGGAGAGCGAGGAGCGGCTCTTTGCGATCCGGGCATTGGCGCGCAAACATGATGTGCTGCCGGATGATCTGGGTGGATATGCCGAGACGTTGCGCCAGAAACTGGCGGCTGTTGATGCGGGCGATCAAGATATGGCCAATCAGGAGGCCGCATTGGCCGAGGCTGAGGCCGTCTATGCCGGCGCAGCCGCGCAACTGTCAGCCGCGCGCCGAGAAACAGCTGCTGCACTGGACACGGCGGTGATGGCGGAACTCGCTCCGCTGAAAATGGAGCGGGCCGTGTTTGAGACGCGGCTCACCGATACGGAACCGGGGCCGGAGGGCAAGGACGCCGTTGCCTTTACCGTGGCAACCAATCCGGGCGCGCCGGCGGGGCCACTGAACAAGATCGCCTCAGGCGGTGAGTTGAGCCGCTTCCTGCTGGCGCTGAAGGTGTGTTTGCGCGGTGAGACCGGCAATCAGACGATGATCTTCGATGAGATCGACCGCGGTGTTGGCGGTGCAACCGCCGATGCTGTCGGACGGCGGCTGAAATCACTGGCAGAGGGCAGTCAGGTTCTGGTGGTGACACATTCACCGCAGGTTGCCGCTCAGGGTGCGCATCACTGGCGGGTCCAGAAACAGGTGATCGATGGCCAGACCCTGTCGCAGGTGGTGCCCTTGGATGAGGGCGAACGCGTTGATGAGCTGGCGCGGATGGTTTCTGGTGATACAATTACCCCAGAGGCCCGCGCCGCTGCCAAGGCGCTGTTGGCCGGCTGA
- a CDS encoding outer membrane protein assembly factor BamD, translating into MIGMGAAAKTIGAVLLVAALSGCGGDGGAAKSSQPLEGFTPEQIYERGEFEMERNRTEDAAFYFSEIERLYPYSSWAKQALIMQAYAYHLGRDYEDSRAAAQRYIDFYPTEEDAAYAQYLLALSYYDQIDEVGRDQGLTFQALQSLRTVIEVYPDSEYASSAILKFDLAFDHLAGKEMEIGRYYLRKGHYTSAVNRFRVVVEDFQTTTHTAEALHRLVEAYLSLGLVNEAQTAGAILGHNYQSTEWYEDSFKLLTDNGLKMRDVGNNWLSQIYRQSIKGQWL; encoded by the coding sequence ATGATCGGCATGGGGGCGGCAGCCAAAACCATCGGCGCGGTTCTACTCGTAGCTGCGCTTTCGGGGTGCGGCGGAGATGGGGGCGCGGCCAAGAGTTCGCAACCGCTTGAAGGCTTTACGCCGGAGCAGATCTACGAACGTGGTGAGTTCGAGATGGAGCGCAACCGGACCGAGGATGCGGCCTTCTATTTCTCCGAGATTGAACGTCTCTATCCCTATTCGTCCTGGGCTAAACAGGCCCTGATCATGCAGGCCTACGCCTACCATCTGGGCCGGGACTATGAGGACAGCCGCGCCGCCGCGCAGCGCTATATCGACTTCTATCCAACCGAAGAAGATGCCGCTTATGCGCAGTATCTGCTGGCATTGAGCTACTATGACCAGATCGACGAAGTGGGCCGCGATCAGGGGCTGACCTTTCAGGCGCTGCAATCGCTGCGCACCGTGATCGAGGTCTATCCCGACAGCGAATATGCCAGTTCAGCGATCCTGAAATTCGACCTCGCCTTTGACCATCTGGCGGGCAAGGAGATGGAGATCGGTCGCTACTACCTGCGCAAGGGGCATTACACCTCTGCTGTGAATCGATTCCGCGTCGTGGTCGAGGATTTCCAGACCACCACCCATACCGCAGAAGCGTTGCACCGTCTGGTGGAGGCCTATCTGTCGCTGGGACTGGTGAATGAGGCGCAGACCGCCGGTGCTATTCTGGGCCATAACTATCAATCGACCGAATGGTATGAGGACAGCTTCAAGCTGCTGACAGACAACGGGCTGAAAATGCGCGATGTCGGCAACAACTGGCTGAGCCAGATCTACCGTCAGTCCATCAAGGGGCAGTGGCTTTAA
- a CDS encoding D-alanine--D-alanine ligase, with translation MSKSSRTLPKVAVLMGGPSAEREVSLSTGRECATALRGEGYQVTELDAGPDLAARLQADRPDVVFNALHGRWGEDGCVQGLLEWLGIPYTHSGVLASALAMDKQRAKSIYRAAGLPVVESGIYSKAEVMADHVMVPPYVVKPNNEGSSVGVYLVNEVANGPPQLSEDMPDEVMVESFAPGRELTTTVLGDRPLTVTDILTDGWYDYDAKYKPGGSRHVLPADVPEEIFALCLDYAVKAHDALGCRGISRTDFRWDEARGVEGLILLETNTQPGMTPTSLTPEQAEHVGMTFGQLCSWLVEDATCPR, from the coding sequence GTGAGTAAGTCGAGCAGGACACTCCCGAAAGTGGCGGTATTGATGGGTGGCCCCTCGGCTGAGCGCGAGGTGTCTTTGTCCACTGGGCGTGAATGCGCCACCGCGCTTCGGGGCGAGGGATATCAGGTTACGGAACTGGACGCGGGTCCGGATCTTGCTGCGCGTTTGCAGGCAGATCGCCCGGACGTGGTGTTCAACGCGCTGCATGGACGCTGGGGCGAGGACGGCTGCGTGCAGGGGCTGCTGGAATGGCTCGGCATCCCCTACACCCATTCCGGCGTGCTGGCTTCGGCGTTGGCGATGGACAAGCAGCGCGCCAAATCCATCTACCGTGCCGCGGGCCTGCCGGTTGTTGAGAGCGGGATTTACTCCAAGGCTGAGGTGATGGCGGACCATGTGATGGTGCCGCCCTATGTGGTCAAGCCCAACAACGAAGGCTCCAGCGTTGGCGTCTATCTGGTGAATGAGGTGGCAAATGGCCCGCCGCAGCTGTCGGAAGATATGCCCGATGAGGTGATGGTCGAAAGCTTCGCTCCCGGACGGGAGTTGACCACCACGGTACTGGGTGACCGGCCATTGACGGTGACCGATATCCTGACCGACGGCTGGTATGACTATGATGCGAAATACAAACCCGGCGGTTCGCGGCATGTGTTGCCGGCTGATGTCCCCGAGGAGATTTTTGCGCTTTGCCTCGACTATGCGGTGAAGGCCCATGATGCGCTGGGGTGCCGGGGCATCAGTCGGACCGATTTCCGCTGGGATGAGGCGCGAGGGGTTGAGGGGCTGATCCTGCTGGAGACCAACACCCAGCCCGGCATGACTCCGACCTCTCTGACGCCGGAGCAGGCGGAACATGTCGGCATGACATTCGGGCAGCTTTGTTCTTGGCTGGTTGAGGATGCGACATGTCCTCGTTGA